Proteins from a genomic interval of Channa argus isolate prfri chromosome 11, Channa argus male v1.0, whole genome shotgun sequence:
- the b3galt8 gene encoding beta-1,3-galactosyltransferase 2: MRTTFTCRLVKLFAVISALVLSAHILVSTLSKHVPKPYPVPVEDYRVLSPQTYHYVLNQPTACRDRSPLLVFMVPVAPHQAEAREAIRATWGAPNEDTLTLFYAGLPEEGSGVQDKLEDENRKHADIIQMSFQDTYQNLTIKTMMIMNWLATYCPNANYFMKVDADIFVNVLYLIRWLRSSPQQGFITGSVITDGRPRRESNSKWYLSEEVYPEDSFPPYVSGAGYVLSADLAGRISWASRFVRMIPMEDVYVGLCLRVLGVRPVYSYSLPTFRNLFEIRKVEYNRCSFARCLIVNGFKPSKLLHVWTDFSKGHTSC; encoded by the coding sequence ATGAGGACAACTTTTACCTGTAGATTAGTGAAGTTATTCGCAGTTATTTCCGCGCTCGTGCTGTCTGCCCATATTTTAGTGAGTACGCTGAGTAAACACGTACCAAAGCCATATCCCGTTCCCGTTGAGGATTACAGGGTCCTGTCGCCTCAAACGTACCACTATGTTCTGAACCAGCCGACTGCCTGCAGGGACAGAAGCCCCTTGCTGGTTTTTATGGTCCCAGTTGCTCCTCACCAAGCTGAAGCAAGGGAGGCCATCAGGGCAACATGGGGTGCTCCAAATGAGGACACCCTCACTCTGTTCTATGCGGGGCTCCCTGAGGAGGGGTCCGGCGTCCAGGACAAGCTGGAGGACGAGAACAGAAAACATGCAGACATCATCCAGATGAGCTTTCAGGACACTTACCAAAATCTGACCATCAAGACCATGATGATTATGAACTGGTTGGCCACTTACTGCCCAAACGCCAACTACTTCATGAAAGTGGATgctgacatttttgtaaatgtgctcTACCTCATCAGGTGGCTCAGGAGCTCCCCACAACAGGGTTTCATCACGGGATCAGTGATAACTGATGGCAGACCCAGGAGGGAAAGTAACAGTAAATGGTATCTGTCAGAGGAGGTGTACCCTGAGGACAGCTTCCCCCCGTATGTGTCAGGAGCTGGGTACGTCCTCTCTGCAGACCTGGCCGGCAGGATTTCCTGGGCATCCAGGTTTGTCCGGATGATCCCCATGGAGGACGTGTATGTGGGGTTGTGCCTGCGTGTGCTGGGGGTCCGGCCGGTGTACTCCTACAGCCTGCCCACCTTCAGGAACCTGTTTGAAATAAGAAAGGTGGAGTACAACAGGTGCAGCTTTGCCAGGTGTCTCATTGTGAATGGGTTTAAGCCCTCTAAGCTGCTGCACGTTTGGACGGACTTCTCCAAAGGTCACACTAGCTGCTGA